From the genome of Desmodus rotundus isolate HL8 chromosome 2, HLdesRot8A.1, whole genome shotgun sequence, one region includes:
- the NEUROD1 gene encoding neurogenic differentiation factor 1, with product MTKSYSESGLMGEPQPQGPPSWTDECLSSQDEEHEADKKEDDLETMNAEEDSLRNGGEEEDEDEDLEEEEEEEEEDDDQKPKRRGPKKKKMTKARLERFKLRRMKANARERNRMHGLNAALDNLRKVVPCYSKTQKLSKIETLRLAKNYIWALSEILRSGKSPDLVSFVQTLCKGLSQPTTNLVAGCLQLNPRTFLPEQNQEMPPHLPTASASFPVHPYSYQSPGLPSPPYGTMDSSHVFHVKPPPHAYSAALEPFFESPLTDCTSPSFDGPLSPPLSINGNFSFKHEPSTEFEKNYAFTMHYPAATLAGAQNHGSIFSGAAAPRCEIPIDNIMSFDSHSHHERVMSAQLNAIFHD from the coding sequence ATGACCAAATCATACAGCGAGAGCGGGCTGATGGgcgagccccagccccagggtccTCCAAGCTGGACAGACGAGTGTCTCAGTTCTCAGGATGAGGAACACGAAGCAGACAAGAAGGAGGACGACCTAGAAACTATGAATGCGGAAGAGGACTCCTTGAGGAacgggggagaggaggaggacgaAGACGAGGAcctagaagaggaggaagaagaggaagaggaggacgaCGATCAGAAGCCCAAGAGACGCGGCcccaaaaagaagaagatgacCAAGGCGCGCCTGGAGCGTTTTAAGCTGAGGCGCATGAAGGCCAACGCCCGGGAGCGGAACCGCATGCATGGTCTGAACGCGGCGCTGGACAACCTGCGCAAGGTGGTGCCCTGCTACTCCAAGACCCAGAAGCTGTCCAAAATCGAGACGCTGCGCTTGGCCAAGAACTACATCTGGGCGCTATCGGAGATCCTGCGTTCCGGCAAAAGCCCTGATCTGGTCTCCTTCGTACAGACTCTCTGCAAGGGCTTATCCCAGCCCACCACCAACCTGGTTGCGGGCTGCCTGCAGCTCAATCCTCGGACTTTTCTGCCTGAACAGAACCAGGAAATGCCCCCGCACCTGCCAACGGCCAGCGCTTCCTTCCCTGTGCACCCCTACTCCTACCAGTCCCCGGGGTTGCCCAGCCCGCCCTACGGGACCATGGACAGCTCCCACGTCTTCCACGTCAAGCCGCCGCCGCACGCCTACAGCGCCGCGCTGGAGCCCTTCTTCGAAAGCCCCCTGACTGATTGCACCAGCCCTTCCTTTGACGGGCCCCTCAGTCCGCCGCTCAGCATCAACGGCAACTTCTCCTTCAAACACGAACCGTCCACCGAGTTTGAGAAAAATTATGCCTTTACCATGCACTATCCTGCAGCGACCCTGGCAGGGGCCCAAAACCACGGATCAATCTTCTCGGGCGCCGCCGCCCCTCGCTGCGAGATCCCTATAGACAATATCATGTCCTTCGATAGCCATTCGCATCATGAGCGAGTCATGAGTGCCCAGCTCAATGCCATCTTTCACGACTAG